The Mesorhizobium sp. AR02 genomic interval AGTGAGTTCCATCGAGATCTGGTCACTCCAGAAAAGACGGCCCGCATCGTGGCCGTTTTCAACAGTTCGACAGAGCGCCGAGTCGCCCGGTTCGTGCACACCACCATTGTCGTGTGTCACTTAAATGACATTCTTTGCCGGCACCTGCGTTTCAAAGTCAGGCGCGACAAGACGCGCACGTTGACCTGCTCGCCGGGAGCGCCGAAAGGTTCTGTTTGTTTGAGCATGATCTCTGGACAAACGGAAACCCGTTTGTCCGAGAAAACCGGTTCCCACTTTTCGGGATCATGCTTGAGATTGTTTTGGAGCCGCTTATGTACCGCGCCGTCACGCGCAACATCGAAGTGCAGGTCAGGCCCTTCTACCTCGAGGACCGTTCGGATCCTTCCGAGAACCGTTATGTCTGGGGCTATCAGATAACGATCGACAACCAGTCGGACGAATTCGTGCAGCTTCTGTCGCGTTATTGGCACATCACCGACGGTGCCGGCCGGGTCGAGGAAGTGCGCGGTCCCGGCGTCGTCGGCGACCAGCCCGAACTCAATCCCGGCGACAGCTATCAATACACATCCGGCTGCCCGCTCTCGACGCCGTCAGGCATCATGGTCGGGCGCTATACGATGCGCAACAAGCGTGGCGAGACCTTCGACATCGCCATCCCGGCGTTTTCGCTGGATCTGCCGGGGACGAGGCGGACGGTGAATTAGCGTCTTTCTCCCCGTGAAACGGGGAGAAAGATGCTCCCTTTACTGCGCCGCGAATTCCGCCGGGTCGAAGTCGTACTGCTTCGAGCAGAATTCGCAGGCGACGTGGATGCCGCCATCCTCGGTGCTGTCCTTGATCTCCTGCGCGGAGAAACCCTCGAGGATGCCGCGGATCTTGTCCCTGGAGCACGAGCACTGGTCGGCGACGGGGACGCCACCGAAGACGCGCACGCCATGCTCGTGGAACAGGCGATAGAGCAGCCGTTCGGCGCCGATGGTCGGATCGATCAGTTCGGTCGGCTCGATGGTGCCGAGCAGCGCCAGCAACTCCTGCCAGGAATTGTCCGTGGGATCGTGGATCTCCTCACGCGGATCGCCATCGCCGCCCGGCAGGTCCGGAACGCGCATGCGCTCAGGTGACTGCGGCAGGAACTGCGCCAGGATGCCACCGGCACGCCACTGTTCGCGCGCACCGCCAGGGCCGGGCGTCAACAGCTTGGCGACCGAGAGCCTGATATCCGTCGGGATCTGTTCCGACTGACGGAAATAGGTGCGCGCCGCGTCCTCCAGCGTCTCGCCGTCGAGCTGGACGATGCCCTGATAGCGTTGCGTATGGGCGCCCTGGTCGATGGTCAGCGCCAGCACGCCGCTGCCGAGCAGCGTCTGCTGGGACGTTTCGCCGGCCGCGACCAGCGCCTCGAGCCGATCCGCATCGAAGCGCGCATAGGCACGCAGCGCCGAGGGCGTGGAGAAATCCGCCACCAGCATGTCGACCGGCCCGTCGGTGCGGGTCTGCAGGATGAATTTGCCCTCGAATTTGAGCGAGGTGCCGAGCAGCACCGTCAGCACACAGGCTTCCGCCAGCAGGCGGGCAACCGGTTCGGGATAATCGTGGCGGCTGAGGATGGCGTCGAGCATCGGCCCGAGCTGCACGGTGCGGCCGCGCACGTCGAGCGGGCCGACCTCGAACGGCACGACATGGTCGTCGCCGGCGTAGCCGAACTCGCCGAGTTTGGGGTGATGTTCAGTCACTTGATGCGTTTCCAACATGACAAAGCTCCAGGGCGCGGCCATGCGACCCGGAGAGGCACATGCGTCCAAACGCGCTTGATTTGCGTGATGCGGCGCAGATAGGCATCGCGCCCCCGCAGATCAAGCGCCCCGACACTTCAAGCGTCCCGACACGTCAAGCACCAAGACACGTCAAGCACCAAGACACCAGGCGAGCACCGCCTTCTGGGCGTGGAGCCGGTTCTCGGCTTCGTCGAAGACCACCGAATGCGGGCCGTCGATAACCTCGTCGGTCACTTCCTCGCCGCGATGCGCCGGCAGGCAGTGCATGAACAGCGCGTCCGGCTTGGCATGCGCCATCAGCTTGGCATTGACCTGGTAGGGCGAGAACACGTTGTGACCGCGGGCGCGATGCTCCTGGCCCATCGATACCCAGCAGTCGGTCACGATGCAGTCGGCCTGGTCGACGGCTTCCTCGGGCGAGCGGGTGAAATGCAGCTTGCCGCCATGCGCCTTGGACCAGTCAATATGCTTCTGCGCCGGCTCGCTGCCTTCGGGCACGGCGACGTTGAGGTTGAAGCGGAACCGCGCCGAGGCTTCGAGCAGCGAGTGCAGCACATTGTTGCCATCGCCGGTCCAGGCAATGGTTTTGCCGGCCACCGGACCACGATGCTCTTCGAAGGTCATGATGTCGGCCATCAGCTGGCAGGGATGGGTGTCGTCCGTCAGTCCGTTGATCACCGGAACCGTGGCGTTCTCGGTCAGTTCCAGCAGCCGCTCATGCGAGGTGGTGCGGATCATGATCGCGTCGACATACCGCGACAGCACCTTGGCGGTGTCGGCGATGGTTTCGGAGCGGCCGAGCTGCATTTCGGTGCCGGTCAGCATGATGGTCTCGCCGCCAAGCTGGCGCATGCCGACGTCGAAGGAGACGCGTGTTCGCGTCGACGGCTTGTCGAAGATCATCGCCAGCACCTTGCCTTCGAGCGGCCTGGTCCGCTCGCCGGCCTTGAGGCGCGCCTTTCGCACCACCGCGTCGTCCAGCATGAAGCGCAGGTCGCCCTCGGAAACGGTGGAAAGATCGGTGAAATGGCGAACTGACATCAGCAATATTCCGGAATTACTTCGCGGCGGCCACGGCGATGGCATCCGCCAGGCCTTTGGCACCGGCGCGGATGCGGTTGAGCGCTTCGTGGATCTCGGCGTCGGTGACGGTGAGCGGCGGCAACAGGCGGATGACGTTGTCGCCGGCCGGAACCGCCAGCAAGTGCTGGTCGCGCAGCGCCATGTTCACCTTGGTGTTGGGCATGGCGCATTTGAGGCCAAGCATCAGGCCGGTGCCCCTGATGCCTTCGATGACATCGGGAAACTCGTCGGCGACCGCCGCCAGACCTTGCTTCATCAGCAATGCCTTGCGCTGGACGTCTTCGAGGAAACCGTCTTCCAGCACCACGTCGAGCACGGCATTGCCGACCGCCATCGCCAGCGGGTTGCCGCCGAACGTCGTGCCGTGCACGCCCGCCGTCATGCCGACAGCCGCCTCGTCGGTTGCAAGGCAGGCGCCCATCGGGAAGCCGCCGCCAATACCCTTGGCGATCGCCATGATGTCAGGCGTGACACCTGACCATTCATGCGCGAACAGCTTGCCGGTACGACCAATGCCGCACTGGACTTCGTCATAGATCAACAGCAGGCCGTGCTGGTCGCAGAGCTGGCGCAGCCGCTTCAACGATTGTGTCGGCACCGGGCGGATGCCGCCCTCGCCCTGCACCGGTTCGATCAGGATCGCGGCGGTCTCCGGCGTGATCGCCTTCTCGGCGGCATCGATGTCGTCGAAGCCGACCTGGTCGAAGCCTTCGACCTTGGGACCGAAGCCTTCGAGGTATTTGTACTGGCCGCCGGCCGCGATGGTCGCCAGCGTGCGGCCATGGAAGGCGCCTTCGAAGGTGATGACGCGGAAGCGCTCGGGATGGCCCTTGACGAAGTGGTAGCGCCGCGCCGTCTTGATCGCGCATTCCAGCGCCTCGGCGCCGGAATTGGTGAAGAACACCTTGTCGGCGAAGGTGGCATCGGCCAGACGCTCGCCAAGCCGGCTCTGCCCCGGAATCTCGTAGAGATTGGAGACGTGCCAGAGTTTTGCCGCCTGCTCGGTGAGAGCCGCGACCAGATGCGGATGGCTGTGGCCGAGCGAATTGACCGCGATACCGCCGGCGAAATCGAGATATCGCTCGCCCTTGTCGGTAACCAGCCAGGTGCCTTCCCCGTGGTCGAAGGCCAGGGGTGCGCGAGCAAAGGTCTCGTAAAGCGCCGAACCGCTCATTATATGCGTCTCCGGTACCGGAAAATCAAAAAAGCCGCCAAAGCGGCGGCCTTGTGCGGCTTATCGTGTTTTTCGGCCATGAAGTCAACGAAAACGTCGCGTAGTGGCGCGCGATAAGCCCCCTAACTCGACGCCGGCTCATGAGCGACCGGGCAAGTTGGGGAAAACCGAAAAAACCGATTCGTGTTGCCCCTGGGACTCTTGTCACCGAGTCAGCGCATAAGGTAATTGTAGTCGAGAAATAACTAGATTTCGTGCGGCGGACCTAATCACCAGATATATGTGGTGTCTGCCCCAGCAAGGTTGCTGGGTCGGGAAGGGATTCCGATTGCGCACGGTTAGCAGGAGCGCGGTCTCATGAACTGGACTGACGAGCGGGTTGAACTTCTCAGGAAACTCTGGTCGGAGGGTCTGAGCGCAAGCCAGATTGCTGCCCAGCTTGGAGGGGTGAGCCGCAATGCCGTCATCGGCAAGGTGCACCGGCTGAAGCTGTCGGGCCGTGGCCGTGCAACGGCGACGCCGGCACGCCAGAAGAAGACGGCTCAGGGATCGACCGTCCAGAAATCGGTGGCGCGCGCCGCAAGCACGGCACGCCACGTCACGACTTCGATCGGCGCGACGGCCTTGCAAACGCAGTTCGACACCGAACCGGTGACACGCCATCATTACATCCGCCCGGTCGAGAACGTCGTGGTGCCGATCTCACGGCATCTGCAGCTCGTCGAGCTGACCGAGCGCACCTGCAAATGGCCGAACGGCGATCCGCTGTCGGAGGACTTCAATTTCTGCGGCAACGAGGCCGCCGAAACCGGTCCGTATTGCAAATATCACGCCCGCGTGGCCTTCCAGCCGGCAGCGGAGCGGAGGCGGAATCGCTGAAGGGAATAGGGCAGTAGGGCAGTATGTTTTGAACTGCGCTGGTGAGTGCCCCATCTTGCCCTACTGCCCTACTGCCCTACTGCCCTACTGCCCTACTGCTTCACAGCCACCCATTCTTGCGGAACCGCCAGTAGAGAAACGTGCAGATCGCCGCGATGGTGGCCAGCACAATCGGGTAGCCGTATTCCATCTTCAGTTCCGGCATGTCGGTGAAGTTCATGCCGTAAATGCCTGCGAATGCCGTCGGCACGGCCAAAATGGCCGCCCAGGAGGCGAGTTTCTTCGAGATCGCCGTTTCCTGGCTCTGGCCGACCAGCAGGCTGGCCTCGAACGCGAACGCCAGAACCTCGCGCAAACTGTCGATCTTTTCCTGGACGGTGCGGATGTGGTCGGTCACGTCGCGGAACAGCGGATGCATGGCTGAATGAATTTGCGGCAGGTCGGCGCTGGTCAGCCGGCGGCAGACCTCCACCAGCGGAAGTGCTGCATTGCGCAGGCGCAGGAGATCGCGGCGCAGCATGTAGAGCCGCTCGATATCGGGGCCGGTCATCGGCTTCAAAAGGACCTTGTCCTCGATCGCCTCGACCTCGTCCTCGATCTGTTCGAGCACGGGCATGTAGTTGTCGACGATGAAGTCGAGAATGGCATAGAGGACGAAATCCTCACCCTTGGCCAGCGAATGCGGGCAGCTTTCCCAGTGCTGACGCACGGCGGCGTAGGAGGTCGACGGGCCATGCCTGACGCTGACGATGTAGCCCGAGCCGACGAACAGATGCGTTTCGCCGAAAGTGACGCGGCCCTCGATCAGCTGCGCGGTGCGGGCGACGATGAACAGCGCGTCGCCATATTGCTCGATCTTCGGCCGCTGGTGCGGATGCTCGGCATCCTCGATTGCCAACTCATGCAGATGGAACTGCGCCTTGACGCGCAGCAGGAGGTCACGGTCAGGTTCGAGCAGCCCGATCCAGACGACGTGACCCGATTTCTTGGCCCATTCGCCGGCTTCCTCGATCGGAATGTCGGCAATACGCCGCCCCGCCGTGTAGACACTGGAGGCGATGATGCCTGATGTCGGCGCCGCGGGCTTGAACTCTCGAACATATTCCATCGCAGCCTCCTGAACGCAGGACCTTTTCAAGGCCTGAGAAGCTTAACGCCGGGATAGTTTAGCGCAATATGATCTAGCGTTCGAGAGGACGAACGTTCATTTCACCGGAAGCGGCGCCGAAAGGCTGATCTTGTCCGTCTTGTCGCCCTTCGGCCGGTCGGCCGGCATCTGGTCACCGGTGACGATGTAGTAGATGGTCTCGGCGATGTTGGTGGCATGATCGCCGATGCGCTCGATGTTCTTGGCGCAGAACAGCAGATGCGTGCAGGGCGTGATGTTGCGCGGATCTTCCATCATGTAGGTCAGCAATTCGCGAAACAGCGACGTGTACATGGCATCGATCTGGTCGTCGCGGTCGCGCACGAAGCCGATCTTGTCGACCGAACGCGACGCGTAGACGTCGAGAACTTCCTTGAGCTGGGTCAGCGCCAAATTGGCCAGGGCCTCCAGGCCGCGGAACAGGCTGGTCGGCTGGCGGCCGTCGGTGACGGCGACCACCCGCTTGGCGACGTTCTTGCCGAGGTCGCCGACCCGTTCGAGGTCGGCGGAAATACGGATGGCGCCGACGATCTCGCGCAGATCCGTCGCCATTGGCTGGCGCTTGGCAATGATGATGATCGCCTTGTCGTCGATCTCGCGCTGCCCTTCATCAAGCACGGCGTCGTCGCGAATGACCTTCTGGGCAAGTCCCGGATCGGCATTGACGAGAGCGGCGACCGCCTGCTCGACCATGCGCTCGGCATGGCCGCCCATCGCGGCGATGCGCTTCGACAGATATTTCAGCTCCTCGTCATAGGCGCTCATTATGTGCACGGACTGCATGGATGAATGCCTTCCCACGGGTTCTTGATCTTGAGTCGTTTCCTCGAATCCCCGCTGATACGCTAGCCGGATGACAGAAAAAAGAAACGGTCCCGTGGAAAACTAGGGCGTTATCAGTGCGTCGGCAAATGAACCGAGAAGGCGGCGCCCTTGCCGACCTCGGACCAGATCGTCAGCCTGGCATTGTGACGCGTCAGGATGTGCTTGACGATCGACAGGCCAAGGCCGGTGCCTTTCTGGGTCCGGCTGGTCTCGACGTCGATGCGATAGAAGCGCTCGGTGATGCGCGGAATGTGCTCCTCGGGAATGCCGGGGCCGAAATCCCTGATGGTCACGTCGATGCCGGGTTCGGAACCGTCGTCGGCGTGCGCGATCGACACCAGGACGCGGCCGCCCGACTGGCCGTATTTACAGGCGTTTTCCAGGAGATTCTCGAAAACCTGGAACAGCTCGTCGCGATCGCCCGGCACATCGAGAGGCCCCTTGGCGAAATCGCGCTCGATGGCAACGCTGTTTTCGCGGGCAAGCGGGGCCAGCGAATCGATGACGCTGTCGACGGTCTGGCGCAGATCGACCTCTGTCCCGGGCTTCAGATAGGGCTTCATCTCCAGCCGCGACAGCGACAGCAGATCGTCGATCAGGCGTGCCATGCGGCCGGTCTGGTTCTGCATGATCTGCAGGAATTGCTCGCGCGCCGCCGGATCGTTGCGGGCCGGTCCGCGCAGCGTTTCGATGAAGCCGGCGATCGAGGCGAGCGGGGTGCGCAATTCGTGGCTGGCGTTGGCGATGAAGTCGGCGCGCATGCGGTCGATGCGCCGCGCCTCGCTCTGGTCCTTGAACACCAGCACATAGAGGTCGGTGCCGTGCCCGACCGAGGACGCGCTGACCCGGTAGGCCCGTTCGACCGGTAGCTTCTCGGTATAGTCGACGACATCCGAGGCGATCATGCCAGACAGCACGCTGTCGAGCAGGGTCTGCATTTCCGGCGCCCGGAATTTCAGCGGCAGCGACAGGCCCGGTGCGATCCCGCCAAAGGCGGCAAAGGCGGCGGCGTTGGCATGGACGATGGTGGCGGCATGATCGAAGATGATGAGCGGGTCGGCAACAGCCGCCGCCAGATATTCGCCCGACAGGCGCTGCAGGCCGATCGCCTCGATCGCGGCAGCACTCTCGGCGGACTGGCGCAGGCCCGCGGCCGGCAGCATCGCAGCCGCAAACAAAAGGAGTAGCGCCGGCACCAGCACGTAGGCGGAAATACCCGCAAAGGCAAAAGCGATCAGAACCGCGACGACACCGGCGGCTAGC includes:
- a CDS encoding ATP-binding protein; the protein is MTNLDAEQNGMAQAVTTRLWNSRWVLAAGVVAVLIAFAFAGISAYVLVPALLLLFAAAMLPAAGLRQSAESAAAIEAIGLQRLSGEYLAAAVADPLIIFDHAATIVHANAAAFAAFGGIAPGLSLPLKFRAPEMQTLLDSVLSGMIASDVVDYTEKLPVERAYRVSASSVGHGTDLYVLVFKDQSEARRIDRMRADFIANASHELRTPLASIAGFIETLRGPARNDPAAREQFLQIMQNQTGRMARLIDDLLSLSRLEMKPYLKPGTEVDLRQTVDSVIDSLAPLARENSVAIERDFAKGPLDVPGDRDELFQVFENLLENACKYGQSGGRVLVSIAHADDGSEPGIDVTIRDFGPGIPEEHIPRITERFYRIDVETSRTQKGTGLGLSIVKHILTRHNARLTIWSEVGKGAAFSVHLPTH
- a CDS encoding aspartate aminotransferase family protein, whose protein sequence is MSGSALYETFARAPLAFDHGEGTWLVTDKGERYLDFAGGIAVNSLGHSHPHLVAALTEQAAKLWHVSNLYEIPGQSRLGERLADATFADKVFFTNSGAEALECAIKTARRYHFVKGHPERFRVITFEGAFHGRTLATIAAGGQYKYLEGFGPKVEGFDQVGFDDIDAAEKAITPETAAILIEPVQGEGGIRPVPTQSLKRLRQLCDQHGLLLIYDEVQCGIGRTGKLFAHEWSGVTPDIMAIAKGIGGGFPMGACLATDEAAVGMTAGVHGTTFGGNPLAMAVGNAVLDVVLEDGFLEDVQRKALLMKQGLAAVADEFPDVIEGIRGTGLMLGLKCAMPNTKVNMALRDQHLLAVPAGDNVIRLLPPLTVTDAEIHEALNRIRAGAKGLADAIAVAAAK
- the apaG gene encoding Co2+/Mg2+ efflux protein ApaG, with amino-acid sequence MYRAVTRNIEVQVRPFYLEDRSDPSENRYVWGYQITIDNQSDEFVQLLSRYWHITDGAGRVEEVRGPGVVGDQPELNPGDSYQYTSGCPLSTPSGIMVGRYTMRNKRGETFDIAIPAFSLDLPGTRRTVN
- the phoU gene encoding phosphate signaling complex protein PhoU produces the protein MQSVHIMSAYDEELKYLSKRIAAMGGHAERMVEQAVAALVNADPGLAQKVIRDDAVLDEGQREIDDKAIIIIAKRQPMATDLREIVGAIRISADLERVGDLGKNVAKRVVAVTDGRQPTSLFRGLEALANLALTQLKEVLDVYASRSVDKIGFVRDRDDQIDAMYTSLFRELLTYMMEDPRNITPCTHLLFCAKNIERIGDHATNIAETIYYIVTGDQMPADRPKGDKTDKISLSAPLPVK
- the argF gene encoding ornithine carbamoyltransferase, whose protein sequence is MSVRHFTDLSTVSEGDLRFMLDDAVVRKARLKAGERTRPLEGKVLAMIFDKPSTRTRVSFDVGMRQLGGETIMLTGTEMQLGRSETIADTAKVLSRYVDAIMIRTTSHERLLELTENATVPVINGLTDDTHPCQLMADIMTFEEHRGPVAGKTIAWTGDGNNVLHSLLEASARFRFNLNVAVPEGSEPAQKHIDWSKAHGGKLHFTRSPEEAVDQADCIVTDCWVSMGQEHRARGHNVFSPYQVNAKLMAHAKPDALFMHCLPAHRGEEVTDEVIDGPHSVVFDEAENRLHAQKAVLAWCLGA
- a CDS encoding magnesium and cobalt transport protein CorA, translating into MEYVREFKPAAPTSGIIASSVYTAGRRIADIPIEEAGEWAKKSGHVVWIGLLEPDRDLLLRVKAQFHLHELAIEDAEHPHQRPKIEQYGDALFIVARTAQLIEGRVTFGETHLFVGSGYIVSVRHGPSTSYAAVRQHWESCPHSLAKGEDFVLYAILDFIVDNYMPVLEQIEDEVEAIEDKVLLKPMTGPDIERLYMLRRDLLRLRNAALPLVEVCRRLTSADLPQIHSAMHPLFRDVTDHIRTVQEKIDSLREVLAFAFEASLLVGQSQETAISKKLASWAAILAVPTAFAGIYGMNFTDMPELKMEYGYPIVLATIAAICTFLYWRFRKNGWL
- a CDS encoding Hsp33 family molecular chaperone encodes the protein MAAPWSFVMLETHQVTEHHPKLGEFGYAGDDHVVPFEVGPLDVRGRTVQLGPMLDAILSRHDYPEPVARLLAEACVLTVLLGTSLKFEGKFILQTRTDGPVDMLVADFSTPSALRAYARFDADRLEALVAAGETSQQTLLGSGVLALTIDQGAHTQRYQGIVQLDGETLEDAARTYFRQSEQIPTDIRLSVAKLLTPGPGGAREQWRAGGILAQFLPQSPERMRVPDLPGGDGDPREEIHDPTDNSWQELLALLGTIEPTELIDPTIGAERLLYRLFHEHGVRVFGGVPVADQCSCSRDKIRGILEGFSAQEIKDSTEDGGIHVACEFCSKQYDFDPAEFAAQ
- a CDS encoding GcrA family cell cycle regulator yields the protein MNWTDERVELLRKLWSEGLSASQIAAQLGGVSRNAVIGKVHRLKLSGRGRATATPARQKKTAQGSTVQKSVARAASTARHVTTSIGATALQTQFDTEPVTRHHYIRPVENVVVPISRHLQLVELTERTCKWPNGDPLSEDFNFCGNEAAETGPYCKYHARVAFQPAAERRRNR